From Argopecten irradians isolate NY chromosome 3, Ai_NY, whole genome shotgun sequence:
cccgtcccaaatgatgtttacaccaaatatggatgaaatccatccaaggatgaaggaggagtaccggtaggtttttaaagctaaaattaagagaATTTGccattttggggccccacccctcagcccctaggggtcggaccaggctcatttatttaaaatatgattgtccgtcccaaatgatgtttcacaccaaatatggatgaaatccattcaaggatgaaggaggagtaggattttaaagcttaaaataaagaGAATTTGCCAttttggggcccacccctcagcccctaggtgTTGGAttaagctcatttatataaaatatgattgtccttccccaataatgtttcacaccaaatatggatgaaatccgctgagcggttaaggaggagtagcgttttaaaggaaaaagtttacgcacgacggacggcggacgacgacggacgaatcatgacgactataggtcatctaaaaaaagaacaaaagagAACAACTGTTATGGCATTTATTCAGGAAATGTTTGAAAAAGGTCTGTTTTACACCTAGATATTTTATTCGattttacatgtactttacaaaatgaaaaacaaagtgttttgttttcatgtaAGATTATACGtaagtgtgttttgttttcatgcAAGATGATACGtaagtgtgttttgttttcatgcAAGATGATAGtaagtgtgttttgttttcatgcAAGATGATACGtaagtgtgttttgttttcatgcAAGATGATAGtaagtgtgttttgttttcatgcAAGATGATACGtaagtgtgttttgttttcaagCAAGATGATAGtaagtgtgttttgttttcatgcAAGATGATAGtaagtgtgttttgttttcatgcAAGATGATAGTAagtgtgtttttgttttcatgtaAGATGATAGtaagtgtgttttgttttcaagCAAGATGATAGtaagtgtgttttgttttcatgcAAGATGATACGtaagtgtgttttgttttcaagCAAGATGATAGTAagtgtgtttttgttttcatgcaAAATGATAGTAagtgtgtttttgttttcatgcaAGATGATAGtaagtgtgttttgttttcatgcAAGATGATAGtaagtgtgttttgttttcatgcAAGATGATACGtaagtgtgttttgttttcaagCAAGATGATAGTAagtgtgtttttgttttcatgcaAAATGATAGTAagtgtgtttttgttttcatgcaATATGATAAGTAAGTGCTTTTGTTTTCATGCAAGATGATACGTAAGTGTGTTATGTTTTCAAGCAAGATGGTAGtaagtgtgttttgttttcatgcAAGATGATAAtaagtgtgttttgttttcatgcAATATGATAAGTAAGTGCTTTTGTTTTCATGCAAGATGATACGtaagtgtgttttgttttcatgcAAGATGATAAtaagtgtgttttgttttcatgcAAGATGATAgtaagtatgttttgttttcatgcaAGATGATAGtaagtgtgttttgttttcatgcAAGATGATAGtaagtgtgttttgttttcatgcAAGATGATACGtaagtgtgttttgttttcatgcAAGATGATAAtaagtgtgttttgttttcatgcAAGATGATAAtaagtgtgttttgttttcatgcAAGATGATAAtaagtgtgttttgttttcatgcAAGATGATAAtaagtgtgttttgttttcatgcAAGATGATAAtaagtgtgttttgttttcatgcAAGATGATAAtaagtgtgttttgttttcatgcAAGATGATAAtaagtgtgttttgttttcatgcAAGATGATAAtaagtgtgttttgttttcatgcAAGATGATAGtaagtgtgttttgttttcatgcAAGATGATAGTAAGTGTTTTCATGCAAGATGATTAATCTGTGtatgaaaataatatctatttcatgtgtacatgtaaatgctAAAACAGATCTATGATTAAAATGTCTTTTGacaatatgatttatatatgaCACGTGCTCCACGTGATTTAAAGGTACATGTCATATCACTTTAAGTTAATCTTCTACATATGTACAACATGTACACAACTTTTGCTTGGTTTCAATATACATCTtatgttttatacaaataaccCAAAATgacaatacaataaataaatcaaaattaaatgtatcaatcaaaatatatgtttaaacataGATTAACTGTGCGTTCCATATACGCATATGTTGTATCTCAAATGGAACGCGCCGTACCAGTAGAACTGTACCggtacaagtggttcgttttcaaaagggggccgcggtggccgagtggttaacatgtcccgacaaattaccacaagccctccacctctgggatgtgGGTCCGAAAcccaagtggggcagttgccaggtactgaccgctgatcggtggtttttcaCCAGGTACTCCGacttttctccaccaacaaacctggccacgtccttacatgaccctggctgttaataggacgtttaactaATAAAACTAAAGTTTCAGAAGTATACCACTTggttccaagatggcggaccagattttttttttcatttgtaatcatgttttctttgttgaaaacaagacggaaattatttatatctgatgaaataattacatggattatttatttcaatgttttccaAAACTAtctttgttttacatttatatccattttattgttaacaccGAAAATACTTGGCTTTTATATTCGCAGCatatctttcatatgggtgccgcgatcatggaaaaatccaaacgcATTCCATTTGGCGGTGCTGTATCATGTTAGTACAaactggtacgaatccgcaaatggaGCGCACGGTCAGTGTCCGGTTAAATATATCTCTTAAATGACAGTACATGCAAATTAGACTCATAAACAATTATCTTTAAAGCTTATCAGATTGTTCATATCATAAAAGATAAATGCTTAATTTTATTAAAGTAATTAACAGCAAGGAATTCAATTACagtattgaaatatatttcatattaaataacaatcatatatatatatatatgtatgtgtatataaatattgtgtCGCATCAGTTCAAAACCACTGTGACTTTAATTCACATGCGGCTTTGCTGCATTGCATAGTCTATGGGACTTATTTCTTACCATTTTGGTCAGAACGAAGGAGCCGATTGTTTTCTGTCCAAATGATAATACTCTTTTATTTATCATGTGATACTATCTAAATGGATTTCATGTCTGATATGTAGAAACTATGCATAAAACCATGTACGTTTATTAAAGGTTAAAAGCGATTTCCCCTTTGTATCACTAAAATTGCAAGCAATTCTCCCTCAAAATATCTTATCGGGAGATCAGTTCCGCATTTTCTGACTTCCAAAATGATTCAGTCGGGTATGGATAGCCATATACGATAAGTCCAATATTCCGGGTGGCACATAGTTTTACAACAAATGATCTCAAATTAAGGAAAGATCACAAAACTTAACCGAACTTTAGACTGATGGAAGTTATATGGCCAACATCCAAGTCATTGTTACCTTGTAAAAGAATGCAACATTTCAAACAAGAGACCTTTAACGGTTACACGAGTTCTGATACAGAAAGCCACAAAGATATATTAACACTTTTGGCTCACTGAAGTCAGGACCAACGGGTGctgtcggtgtgacttgtacatagtgttaattATGGTTTCTGATTATTtaagactttgtctcaggtgacatAAGGGGATCCTCAACCCGTTCTATGAGTAAACAATCCGGCACAGCCTATAGGTAACTTTCCTTCCATTTCCATTTTCCTAAGACGGTCGAGTATGTCAAAGCGTGGGATTTTTTCCAGATCATGCCGAAGTTGCTGCACAGTGTACCGTTGGAACGTATGCATTAAATACTCAAATGGACTCTCAATCCTTTTATTCTTCCACAGTTGTTCAATTTCCTGTATCTGACGATAATTGAGATGGTGTAAATCTGCCAGATTCTTCCAGTTATTCATTTGAGAACAGTCCAGCTGGTTGCGAATATACTCAACAATAGGGAAAGCAAGTTCATGGATATCCACTTGGTTTTCAGCTGCCATGACGTCATTGGTTGGGTCTGTACCCCCAGAAGCTCCATCTAAAACACGGATAAACAGgtaataattgatgttttatcTAAACAAGAGCTCCAAGGGCATTAAATGATCACCGGACAATCTTAGGATCAATTGCATAGGAGTAAGAATAAGAAAACAATAGGATtagaatgtaatatatattttcaatatggcTAATTATGCGTCCAGCTCATATTTTGGAAAGACATGCCAATAatgtctgtgtgtgtgtgtgtgtgtgtgtgtgtgtgtgtgtgtgtgtgtgtgtgtgtgtgtgtgtgtttaagGGGGGGGTAATAACAATACATAGTCCGCCAGGCAAGTTTTAGCTAACTCGCACTGCTAGAAGTTAGAAGCTTAAAATGTAAGAAATGCTCCTGATGTAAATCATTGCAAACTCAAGCCCATCCCAGGGGGACATTCTGAGGCACCAAGGATATGAGATTCGAATGTGTCGAGAACCTTCAGACCATTCAATTATAAATGatgcatatatgatatatataaatatattagaACTAACCTTCACACCCACGACGAGTGTTTGAATTTCCTCGACCAATGGTGCTCCTATTCTCCTGGAAAACAAATCAAGTCACAATATAAATCCTTTACAACTTTATGACAACATATAGGCCAGAATACCTAGAATCTAACATTTCGTTCAGATAATGAACAATAAGGGGTTCAGAAGGCCTGTATcactaaaattaaattttagagAAGAAGATGTTTATATGAATGTCACCATATTGACCCCTTTTGAGCCGGCCCCCCAGGTCCACAACAAAATCCAGTGTTGCACAAGTCAAACTCAtatgaaattacaaaaaaaataaatcacaaatttcaaaaaaaaaaaaattataaaaaagaaaacattcatAAAAGATAAACCCATAAAGAGGTTATAGACATAATGCTACattgacattttgttttaaatctcaaCTTCAAAGCCGTTTATGTGACTGTACCGCGTCAGAATTTTCCGCTTGGCAACAGAGAATGACATTGAGATAACGTTATAGTGTAGCCGCagttacatatttttgtttaaagtgaaagtagaaataACTATGCTACCAATacgtttgtttcattatatattcaatgCCAGATTTTCAACAGTGCAGTAAGTCAATACACACCATAGGCAATGCAAAACGAAACATATGACATCCGCAAGAGATCAATCGTCTGATgagtcaggggagataactcttttgcTGACAGAGatcctttatacatgtataccagtcaACTTAACTGCATTCATAACAACTATATTCTACGATTTGGTAACAGTTATAAAAGAACAACCAAACAAATATGTATAGCCCAGTttgtttttttactatttttgtaCCTACCCTTTGATGTGGATCAGTATGCTCAATCGATGGATAGTCTCCAAATCTGTTACCTATTGAAATGAAACAAGATATTCTTGAGTGAGTTTGGTGCCCACCGTTGTATGATCTTTGTAAGTCGATGGGAAGAATCTCATCTCTGCTGTCCTTTTCCTTTGCATACACATAGAAAACCTTCAGATAAAGTCTACATAGCAGAAAGACACTTCAATATTACCAAATTCAATATGGCCACTCACAGCCATATTCACCTACTAGTAATGTGTTTGGATTTGCCCCCAGGACTACGGACCAAGTAGACTAAGCAGTTCTGAGGAAGGCCTTGTCAGTATTGTGTCAAAATCAAAGTTGACCGGTTCAAAAGTTTATCAGCAATGCTGTTTCCTGATCATTCAAAAAAGGACCGAGATCGTGTTGACTttcaatcagtcccaaaatatatGCTCACGCGTGGTAGGGAAGCCTATGCATGAACTTTGAGAAATACCTTTtaagtactttctaagaaatagcggtaaaaaatTTCAACTATTTCGACCACCTTGTTGACTGActgatcccaaaatgcaatatgcacacctTGAGTCCAATTTATGTGAAAAGTAGTTGGACGGAAGGATGGACTGACGACGGACGAAAGACGATTTGAATAGCACACTGATGATTGTGGGCTAAAACATTTTAACACATATAAATCCTCATTTGCATGTAATCATTTTGGCTATTGAAAAGCCTCAGTAATTTTTAAAGGATATTTACCAcctgtatatattttgaaacaaggctattaaagtcatatttcaacatgacaacATCTGTCATGTTGAAACATGACTTTAATGGCCTTATACGGACCCGCCCAAAACGGCCTGAAACATGTcagtggccatcttgaatttcagatcgaacaaaataattacaacacTAGGtggggactatgtcaggatcatttaagacagttttcagctaaattgcattGAATGAATTTGAGAAGTGCAacatgtgttttcaaaatggtagCTGTGAAAGCTATCTTGAAATTGGGATTGACTCGAAAAATAGCATCACTTGGTTGGGACTCTGTTGagaatatatcagacaagttGAATCCAAATCGCAATTGCGGAGCTTGAGAAGAAGTGCAAAATGTGCTTTCATGATGGTGGTCATGACAGCCATGTTCACACTTTGTCTGAACACTTTCATAATGATTTCAGACAAGTTCTCACTAAATTTTAGTGGTCAAAcaggagaagttcaaaatgagtTCTCATGTAGGAACCTTGGTGGCAATAGTGGAATTCGGATAGAACCCGAAATTAACAACACTTGGTaaggaccatgtcagaatcatttcagtCAAGTTTCAgctaattttaaaatgtaatttcctAATGGTGACCACCTTTATATTTACTCGAAATATAGCAACACTATATTTTGGGAAGGATTGTCGAAGGACTCCATAAAGGGTATATTGTCGGATTACTATGGTCTTAattgacaagagatcccagagggatcttggcgcccaccaaagaattatctatatctgacaaaggaaagatggatcttttctctactttttaaactttttcaaacatactacatataaaatttgagacagatcgcttcagtaccttttgagaaatagcggtaacaaacttccaactatcaaaatccaagatgactccttggcggccatcttgttgatcaatcggtcccaaaatgcaatatgcacaactaggtccctaggggaacctaaatatgaaatttgagacagatcccttcagtactttctgagaaatagcgataacaaactttgaatatcaaaatccaagatggctgcctggcagcaatcttgttgaccgatcagtcccaaatcacaatatgcacaactaggtccctagaggaacctacatatgaattttgagacagatcacagcagtactttctgagaaaaaacagaaatagcgataacaaactttgaataacaaaatccaagatggctgcctggcggccatcttgttgaccgatcggtcccaaaatgcaatatgcacaactaggtccctaggggaacctaaatatgaaatttgagacagatcccttcagtactatctgagaaatagcgataacaaactttaaccatcagaatccaagatggcggcctagcggccatcttgttcacatcgattggtccaaaaatgcaatatgcacaactagggccctaggggaacctacatattaaatttagagaaagatcccttcagcactttttgagaaatagggatatcaaaccttaactatcaaattccaagatggccgcctgtcggccatcttgtttttcctatcagcctcaaaatctgtatggcacaactagggaccaagggtaacctccatgtgaagtttgaacaaaatcccttcagtagatctcaagaaatattgataacaaacttcaactgccaaaatcaaagatggctgtctggtggccatcttgtttttccgatcagctcaaaatctgtatggcacaactagggaccaagggtaacctccatgtgaagtttgaacaaaatcccttcagtagttctcaagaactatcgataacaaacttcaactgccaaaatcaaagatggctgtctggcggccatcttgttttttccgatcagttcaaaatctgtatggcacaactagggaccaagggtaacctccatgtgaagtttgaacaaaatcccttcagtagatctcaagaaatattgataacaaacttcaactgccaaaatcaaagatggctgcctggcggccatcttgtttttccgatcagctcaaaatctgtatggcacaactagggaccaagggtaacctccatgtgaagtttgaacaaaatccctgtaGTTCTTTTTAAGAAATactgataacaagcattgtttacggacggacagcggacgacggacgcagggcgatttgaatagcccaccatctgatgatggtgggcttaaAAATGCtctttttacttttatttccaaatattcaaataacgtTTTCCTGTTGGAATACCAACCTAACAAACAAATGGCAATGAAAGGATGTAACTTGTTCATTTGATAAAAGAGAAGCATATCTATTTGcttaaaatttgagacagaaatAAATTGAGAAAGGGTATTAGATTTACAATATGCCAAAGCTTTTGCTTTtgtaatgtaataaaaatagcaCAACTAATCATTAATAAACATTTCTTTTACCTGTATAGGACTGCATGGTTGAATGGTGATCTGTAGCTCCGGATCCATGTCTGATGTTTGGTTCAAGATAACCTGCTGTATGTGACTGTATATTATCTGGAAGAGACCTTAGTCCTCGTGACGCCCCATCGTCATTTGATAGTAAATTAATTTCTGTCTCCTGCTGCAGATTTGGCAAGCTCACAGTGGAGGTAATGAATTGCCTTTGCGAGGTCAACCTCTGGGGTGGGGAAGCCATCCTCAAGGCTAAAGAAGTCATCCTCTGGGGTGGAGAGGTCATCCTCTGGGGTGGGGAGGCCATCCTCTGGGGTGGGGAGGCCATCCTCTGGGGTGAAGAGGTCATCTTCTGGGGTGAAGAGGTTATTCTCCGTGTGGAATTAGGGACAACATTTAAACCTGTGGCAATATTCTGCATTCCAGCCATATTTCTATTATGCGTACCACCTTTTGGCGGTATTTTCTGTATACTAGGCATACGTGATTCCTGTTGCCACATCTGGTTTCCTGGAACTCTGATCTTTGCCATTCCAGTTGCAATTAGATTCATCTGGATATTAAGAGCACTTTGTTCTTGTGAACTCTGTTCCTGCGTCTGGTTCACCCTCTCATTTAGTAGTACGTGCCTCTGCTTTAATCCTTGACCATCTTGTGACCTTTCACTGATATCTAATCCTTCACTTTGCTGAGGAAATCTTTGTGCTGCAAGTGACCTCTGTCTTTGCTGTGACTGCTGACCAAGACCAAACTTTTGGTGCTGATGGCTTCCGAAGCTATTGCCACTTCTATCAAGCTTTCCACTAGCATCACTCATAATCATAGAATTGACCTCATTCGATTCAATAGATGGAATGCTGTCAGACTTCCTTCTCTCAACACAATCAGCGCATACCCTGCTCATTGCGGTAGGACCAAATGTTGGAAAAGAAACAACAGGTTCATCGatgaaattttcattgttttcaacGGCCAATACATCGTTGGGTTTGTTACAATTTACACTGAGTCTTGGAGGTAAAGAGTGACCTTGACTCTGAGGATTAAACATGGATTCAGACAACTCATTCTCTCCAAGGTCATCCAACAAATGATTCATGTCACCAAGGACATATGATGACACAATATCTGACTGCTGACTAAGTGGCTCCTCGCTGAGAAACTGCAACCCTCCTGGACCTCGACCCAAGCTTCCATTGTCATTCAAACTTGTATTCATGGCTGCATGGTGAATAAGCTGCTGCTGTGGATGATTTGATATAAACATCTCTTCTGAGGAAAAGCTGTTTT
This genomic window contains:
- the LOC138317593 gene encoding uncharacterized protein; amino-acid sequence: MNFRIVCSGADDIRNGFALKLAKLLTSREPKPAFSGILPVQGISDIPHACTFLESDFGGTTIFILDSTLISLTQHRKAFKFFRKITEFLSSRYGSFPILINKDVPPEDLEEFKQDFDLPENFEQVLVQCADRELEDIANHAYRLIAHATKCEENTSVPANEGWPCRALESDKWGRMSTTSLQESSVCPLPSYYLRQPSLPDSSSSNEDLNNYQRRATEHHCSMSSTDSVNGTRMSPIGNSMTAPFKGQVRSVPMPRSPKIQQEPEFKSEPAGSHLMGYNLDHVTLSNNGSRRVPEQNQENSFSSEEMFISNHPQQQLIHHAAMNTSLNDNGSLGRGPGGLQFLSEEPLSQQSDIVSSYVLGDMNHLLDDLGENELSESMFNPQSQGHSLPPRLSVNCNKPNDVLAVENNENFIDEPVVSFPTFGPTAMSRVCADCVERRKSDSIPSIESNEVNSMIMSDASGKLDRSGNSFGSHQHQKFGLGQQSQQRQRSLAAQRFPQQSEGLDISERSQDGQGLKQRHVLLNERVNQTQEQSSQEQSALNIQMNLIATGMAKIRVPGNQMWQQESRMPSIQKIPPKGGTHNRNMAGMQNIATGLNVVPNSTRRITSSPQKMTSSPQRMASPPQRMASPPQRMTSPPQRMTSLALRMASPPQRLTSQRQFITSTVSLPNLQQETEINLLSNDDGASRGLRSLPDNIQSHTAGYLEPNIRHGSGATDHHSTMQSYTGNRFGDYPSIEHTDPHQRENRSTIGRGNSNTRRGCEDGASGGTDPTNDVMAAENQVDIHELAFPIVEYIRNQLDCSQMNNWKNLADLHHLNYRQIQEIEQLWKNKRIESPFEYLMHTFQRYTVQQLRHDLEKIPRFDILDRLRKMEMEGKLPIGCAGLFTHRTG